Proteins from a single region of Engystomops pustulosus chromosome 5, aEngPut4.maternal, whole genome shotgun sequence:
- the TCAIM gene encoding T-cell activation inhibitor, mitochondrial isoform X1, which translates to MFACCRAAERLCWGKFPLNHLVQARALSGVEAVNALRPFYFAVHPDFFGRHPREREVNENSLKRLNGYLENLQKPGLRSHKPARLTFYVRETIQNFENEQESIKEPGFRTVSFTLDSKDLRSTVLGILNSCSLSTDHVQSLSDNIGSTKTATSSYNRPIKWDKTFYSFTGYKDPEEELEQAQKTEITIISWIQSNQHMAQKKMSNSIPLREELERLKTELSNELQLSNVRWQRSWGIAHRCGQLHSLGRLIKHNCESLKNAKGHTIIFTDRTGVSAAGHVMLGTMDVHHHWTKLFERLPNYYILQRKLLQLQDRIGHLLGGIEVVHIEDLQPLLTMEEQYSVLDAFCKKLLNRRVPVHPRSLRGLQMILENDSFVPRLHEMGHFIIPAVCDPPSLQWFLLANAEKAREKLKRKEELKIEEQELTQACKDSASLSRLYKEPSVSCEQMINCCRRLIEEPLPNLLGMNLCISHYYSVLQDGDLCIPWNWKSSNSTLAT; encoded by the exons GCTTTGTTGGGGCAAGTTTCCTTTGAATCATCTGGTCCAAGCCAGGGCCCTGTCTGGGGTTGAAGCAGTCAATGCTTTACGACCATTTTATTTTGCAGTGCACCCGGATTTCTTTGGGCGGCATCCAAGAGAAAGA GAGGTAAATGAAAACTCGCTAAAGAGGTTAAATGGTTATCTGGAGAATCTCCAAAAACCGGGACTTAGATCACACAAACCTGCCCGTCTTACGTTTTATGTTCGAGAAACCATACAGAACTTTGAGAACGAACAAGAATCAATAAAGGAACCAG GCTTTCGAACAGTAAGCTTTACTTTAGACTCCAAGGATCTTCGGAGTACAGTCCTGGGCATTCTGAATTCCTGCAGCCTGTCCACTGACCATGTGCAAAGCTTATCAGATAATATCGGGTCTACAAAGACAGCCACATCTTCATACAACAGGCCAATAAAGTGGGACAAGACCTTTTACTCCTTTACTGGCTATAAGgaccctgaggaggagctggagcaagcACAGAAAACAGAAATAACAATTAT ttcttgGATACAGAGTAACCAACATATGGCACAGAAGAAGATGAGCAATAGTATTCCTCTAAGGGAAGAACTAGAACGTCTGAAAACAGAGCTGTCAAATGAGCTTCAACTTTCTAATGTTCG ATGGCAGAGAAGCTGGGGCATTGCTCATCGGTGTGGCCAGCTTCACAGTTTGGGACGTCTAATCAAGCACAATTGTGAGTCTCTGAAGAATGCAAAAG GACACACAATCATCTTTACAGACCGGACAGGCGTGAGTGCAGCTGGACATGTCATGTTAGGGACAATGGATGTTCATCACCACTGGACCAAG CTTTTCGAAAGGTTACCCAATTACTACATACTTCAAAGAAAGTTATTGCAGCTACAGGATCGCATTGGTCATCTCCTTGGAGGCATAGAAGTAGTTCACATTGAGGACCTGCAGCCTTTACTGACCATGGAGGAGCAGTACTCTGTCCTTGATGCATTCTGCAAAAAGCTACTAAATAGGAGAGTGCCTGTTCACCCACGCAGTTTACGTGGACTGCAGATGATTTTGGAAAA TGATAGTTTTGTGCCCCGTTTACATgagatggggcatttcatcatacCTGCTGTGTGCGACCCTCCATCTCTACAATGGTTTCTTCTGGCTAATGCTGAAAAAGCaagagaaaaattaaaaaggaaagAAGA GTTGAAAATTGAAGAACAAGAACTAACCCAAGCATGCAAAGACAGTGCATCGCTAAGCAGACTGTATAAGGAGCCCAGTGTTTCATGTGAGCAGATGATAAACTGTTGTCGACGGTTGATTGAGGAACCATTACCTAACTTGTTGGGGATGAATCTGTGTATCTCTCATTACTACTCTGTGTTGCAGGATGGAGACCTATGTATTCCCTGGAACTGGAAGAGCTCCAACAGTACATTAGCAACATGA
- the TCAIM gene encoding T-cell activation inhibitor, mitochondrial isoform X3 — MFACCRAAERLCWGKFPLNHLVQARALSGVEAVNALRPFYFAVHPDFFGRHPREREVNENSLKRLNGYLENLQKPGLRSHKPARLTFYVRETIQNFENEQESIKEPGFRTVSFTLDSKDLRSTVLGILNSCSLSTDHVQSLSDNIGSTKTATSSYNRPIKWDKTFYSFTGYKDPEEELEQAQKTEITIISWIQSNQHMAQKKMSNSIPLREELERLKTELSNELQLSNVRWQRSWGIAHRCGQLHSLGRLIKHNCESLKNAKGHTIIFTDRTGVSAAGHVMLGTMDVHHHWTKLFERLPNYYILQRKLLQLQDRIGHLLGGIEVVHIEDLQPLLTMEEQYSVLDAFCKKLLNRRVPVHPRSLRGLQMILENDSFVPRLHEMGHFIIPAVCDPPSLQWFLLANAEKAREKLKRKEELKIEEQELTQACKDSASLSRLYKEPSVS, encoded by the exons GCTTTGTTGGGGCAAGTTTCCTTTGAATCATCTGGTCCAAGCCAGGGCCCTGTCTGGGGTTGAAGCAGTCAATGCTTTACGACCATTTTATTTTGCAGTGCACCCGGATTTCTTTGGGCGGCATCCAAGAGAAAGA GAGGTAAATGAAAACTCGCTAAAGAGGTTAAATGGTTATCTGGAGAATCTCCAAAAACCGGGACTTAGATCACACAAACCTGCCCGTCTTACGTTTTATGTTCGAGAAACCATACAGAACTTTGAGAACGAACAAGAATCAATAAAGGAACCAG GCTTTCGAACAGTAAGCTTTACTTTAGACTCCAAGGATCTTCGGAGTACAGTCCTGGGCATTCTGAATTCCTGCAGCCTGTCCACTGACCATGTGCAAAGCTTATCAGATAATATCGGGTCTACAAAGACAGCCACATCTTCATACAACAGGCCAATAAAGTGGGACAAGACCTTTTACTCCTTTACTGGCTATAAGgaccctgaggaggagctggagcaagcACAGAAAACAGAAATAACAATTAT ttcttgGATACAGAGTAACCAACATATGGCACAGAAGAAGATGAGCAATAGTATTCCTCTAAGGGAAGAACTAGAACGTCTGAAAACAGAGCTGTCAAATGAGCTTCAACTTTCTAATGTTCG ATGGCAGAGAAGCTGGGGCATTGCTCATCGGTGTGGCCAGCTTCACAGTTTGGGACGTCTAATCAAGCACAATTGTGAGTCTCTGAAGAATGCAAAAG GACACACAATCATCTTTACAGACCGGACAGGCGTGAGTGCAGCTGGACATGTCATGTTAGGGACAATGGATGTTCATCACCACTGGACCAAG CTTTTCGAAAGGTTACCCAATTACTACATACTTCAAAGAAAGTTATTGCAGCTACAGGATCGCATTGGTCATCTCCTTGGAGGCATAGAAGTAGTTCACATTGAGGACCTGCAGCCTTTACTGACCATGGAGGAGCAGTACTCTGTCCTTGATGCATTCTGCAAAAAGCTACTAAATAGGAGAGTGCCTGTTCACCCACGCAGTTTACGTGGACTGCAGATGATTTTGGAAAA TGATAGTTTTGTGCCCCGTTTACATgagatggggcatttcatcatacCTGCTGTGTGCGACCCTCCATCTCTACAATGGTTTCTTCTGGCTAATGCTGAAAAAGCaagagaaaaattaaaaaggaaagAAGA GTTGAAAATTGAAGAACAAGAACTAACCCAAGCATGCAAAGACAGTGCATCGCTAAGCAGACTGTATAAGGAGCCCAGTGTTTCAT GA
- the TCAIM gene encoding T-cell activation inhibitor, mitochondrial isoform X2, with protein MRLCWGKFPLNHLVQARALSGVEAVNALRPFYFAVHPDFFGRHPREREVNENSLKRLNGYLENLQKPGLRSHKPARLTFYVRETIQNFENEQESIKEPGFRTVSFTLDSKDLRSTVLGILNSCSLSTDHVQSLSDNIGSTKTATSSYNRPIKWDKTFYSFTGYKDPEEELEQAQKTEITIISWIQSNQHMAQKKMSNSIPLREELERLKTELSNELQLSNVRWQRSWGIAHRCGQLHSLGRLIKHNCESLKNAKGHTIIFTDRTGVSAAGHVMLGTMDVHHHWTKLFERLPNYYILQRKLLQLQDRIGHLLGGIEVVHIEDLQPLLTMEEQYSVLDAFCKKLLNRRVPVHPRSLRGLQMILENDSFVPRLHEMGHFIIPAVCDPPSLQWFLLANAEKAREKLKRKEELKIEEQELTQACKDSASLSRLYKEPSVSCEQMINCCRRLIEEPLPNLLGMNLCISHYYSVLQDGDLCIPWNWKSSNSTLAT; from the exons GCTTTGTTGGGGCAAGTTTCCTTTGAATCATCTGGTCCAAGCCAGGGCCCTGTCTGGGGTTGAAGCAGTCAATGCTTTACGACCATTTTATTTTGCAGTGCACCCGGATTTCTTTGGGCGGCATCCAAGAGAAAGA GAGGTAAATGAAAACTCGCTAAAGAGGTTAAATGGTTATCTGGAGAATCTCCAAAAACCGGGACTTAGATCACACAAACCTGCCCGTCTTACGTTTTATGTTCGAGAAACCATACAGAACTTTGAGAACGAACAAGAATCAATAAAGGAACCAG GCTTTCGAACAGTAAGCTTTACTTTAGACTCCAAGGATCTTCGGAGTACAGTCCTGGGCATTCTGAATTCCTGCAGCCTGTCCACTGACCATGTGCAAAGCTTATCAGATAATATCGGGTCTACAAAGACAGCCACATCTTCATACAACAGGCCAATAAAGTGGGACAAGACCTTTTACTCCTTTACTGGCTATAAGgaccctgaggaggagctggagcaagcACAGAAAACAGAAATAACAATTAT ttcttgGATACAGAGTAACCAACATATGGCACAGAAGAAGATGAGCAATAGTATTCCTCTAAGGGAAGAACTAGAACGTCTGAAAACAGAGCTGTCAAATGAGCTTCAACTTTCTAATGTTCG ATGGCAGAGAAGCTGGGGCATTGCTCATCGGTGTGGCCAGCTTCACAGTTTGGGACGTCTAATCAAGCACAATTGTGAGTCTCTGAAGAATGCAAAAG GACACACAATCATCTTTACAGACCGGACAGGCGTGAGTGCAGCTGGACATGTCATGTTAGGGACAATGGATGTTCATCACCACTGGACCAAG CTTTTCGAAAGGTTACCCAATTACTACATACTTCAAAGAAAGTTATTGCAGCTACAGGATCGCATTGGTCATCTCCTTGGAGGCATAGAAGTAGTTCACATTGAGGACCTGCAGCCTTTACTGACCATGGAGGAGCAGTACTCTGTCCTTGATGCATTCTGCAAAAAGCTACTAAATAGGAGAGTGCCTGTTCACCCACGCAGTTTACGTGGACTGCAGATGATTTTGGAAAA TGATAGTTTTGTGCCCCGTTTACATgagatggggcatttcatcatacCTGCTGTGTGCGACCCTCCATCTCTACAATGGTTTCTTCTGGCTAATGCTGAAAAAGCaagagaaaaattaaaaaggaaagAAGA GTTGAAAATTGAAGAACAAGAACTAACCCAAGCATGCAAAGACAGTGCATCGCTAAGCAGACTGTATAAGGAGCCCAGTGTTTCATGTGAGCAGATGATAAACTGTTGTCGACGGTTGATTGAGGAACCATTACCTAACTTGTTGGGGATGAATCTGTGTATCTCTCATTACTACTCTGTGTTGCAGGATGGAGACCTATGTATTCCCTGGAACTGGAAGAGCTCCAACAGTACATTAGCAACATGA